A window of Bombus terrestris chromosome 4, iyBomTerr1.2, whole genome shotgun sequence genomic DNA:
ctcgaattaatataattgtaaactTCCGTAAGCAAACTGCAACATTCCATTCTTATTCTTAATTCCTTATttgtttttattgaatttttactGTATTCGATGAGAACTTAGGAGAGTAAAAAAGAACAGTTTTCTTGGACATAAATAATCCAATTTGTCTATGCACCGTGAAACGGTATATTTACCTACAAAagattaatttacataaatttgaaACATACCTTTTTCACGCTCTAAGCTGGGTTTATTCATTATTTAAGTTCTGATGCACCATTGCCATGTTACACTAACCATTGCCATGGTTGCTCAACTTTTCTTAATCGATCCTCACTAACGTAATCAACATTTGCGTACGTAGCTGTCAGCACAATTTGGAAACGCTAAGCCTGCTGAATGCGACTCTAGGAGTGAGCGACGTGTTGCGACTTCTCGCAAGTGCTTCCAAAGGGTCGACCGAACACCTGGCATATTTAGATCTTCGGGGTGCGTTTCGGGAATGGCAGGCGCCCCATAGCAATCCAAGGCATGTGAAGTAGCTCCATCGATCGACCTATGTCTTcgcaattattattttattcaaaggAATTGAAAGTTTCATAACAGAAATGATCCTTGTCGATTATTGTTTCTTCcagaaagtataaaaagatactCTGATATCATTCATCtcttcgaaatgaaattttcttcgaaCCCAGTTTCTTTCTAAGAAGTTAAGATAAAAGTTGCCTTGAGACATATTATTTTCTTAGTCTCAATTTAAAGTGATTAACacagatatttattatattacacaATTTCTAACAGTGCCACGTCAATTACATCGTAGTACTGTATTGAATGAAGTCATGAATTTTTATACCTtgtgaataatatttaaaaatatcattattttctttattgctGTTATCAACTGTAATCACGTCGACgtgttattttataagaaaaattaatcGTGATATTCcgataaaacaatatatatttatactattataaatttataaaatttccacGACAAACTTTAAGTGTTCTTTCCTTGTCACTCTGATAGTATTAAAAATGGCTAATCTCATTCTATTTCTAATAAGCTCCTATATCTCAGTATATCTCATTGTTATCagaaaaattctaacaattcGGCGATCTTATCTTTACCTTGATACATAAACATTGTCTTGAGTCATACTGTTACACTATTACTAGTTTCGAAATGATTACAGAAAACATCAACTTTGACAAATATAATCTTCGTCATAAACCAAATTTTACAGATATCTGCGTCTGTTGGGCCGATTTCGTGCGTTGACGATACTCAGGCTCGATTATCCAGCTCTATCTGACCAAACTCTAAACGCATTGACCAATGCAGCACCAAGAGTGTTGAAGACATTGCATATATCAGTGAGAGATTCGGATTCCAGACATCACACGATCACTGACACAGCCTGGCACAATTTAGTGCTTGTATGCCCTGAGCTCACAGTGTCTTATACTATAGGTACAATATGATACAGAGTGACGTAAAAGTAATCATTGATTTCCTTCCGCCTACGTCGAGGCAATATCGAGCTGGTGCTTCACGGTTATTACGTTTTGTAATTTGCGAAGGCTTCCATTGTGCTTCGAGCAATTTAGAATCAAGTACAACTATGCTTgagaaattcaatttaaaaatagatgATTGCTTTTACGCCACTCTACCTAGCTATTGAAGTTTTCTTAAAACATTTCGTTGTCCAtattttatatgcttttattCGTATTAAGCGATTCTTATGATTTTCTGATACGATCGCGAAGAAAATTCCTAGAATTGATTTCTTTACATGAATGATCGATCAAGCAGCCAATAtcagatttttaaattaattcaattagcTATTATAGAAATTTCGACTTTGAAAATGTATTTTGTTAATGAGTTCCGcgtgaaaagtaaataaaatacaatagaatcttgattatttaaattaatcacACGCTGTTCAGATAATGAAATCGCTATATGTTTTTAGCCGAGAGAAGatcatttattaatattgtataagaacaaaagttttttttttattaaaaatcaaacagtcttttatatttatattgttattctTCTATCTTCCTTACAAGAGATCGTTCACGAATTTTCTGCTAATCAATTTTTTGATAATTGCTCGTTCCAGTAATAGATGTTCCGATAATAAATCGATAGTCTGTTGCATTACTAAAGAATGACGATTGATatggtaaaaagtaaaaatgaattgaatatcagatgtaaataaaatattagaaagcaCAAAGATTTCTATAgcaaaacgatatttaatgGAAAAGAATCGGTAAGATCGGctctgaaaaataattaaatgcttAAATGATGTAGACACAAATCATGTTAAAAGAATCGCTCAATGTATCGACGAGAATGAGTGATCCTATGCATAATTTAGCTTGTTAAGTTTGATTTTCAGTTAACATATCCCATTACGAAGATATGTGCTACTTCCTGCTGCCCAGTGTGCCATTGGCTAGGTTTCAAATGTTCAGCGGTCACGTGTGGGATCAGAGTAGATCTCGCAATTTCAGAAGCACCGTCGGGCTGCTTATTACCCATTATACCAACACGCTCGGTATTATAAATTCTTCCAAATCCTACACGCTTTGAACACTGTCCACGAGACGTTTCCTCATGCGGATCTCGCATGGTCTATTTCTTGACGCGATAACTGTCGCAATAAAGCTCGCTGAATCTCGGTACTTTGGCCATTGTTCCCTTCCAATTGTGTAACTCTACACATTATTGAAACGAACCACTGTTTCTGTGTTTAATGGTTTGAAAATGTCAAAAGTATCGTTCAGCAGCTctcttattaaaaatagaacgaTTATAACTAGATCGTGAATGTTTATGCATGtgttgaaaatttgaagatgcaaaagAGCGtatgacatataaaatatatgaaaatgtaGATACAAGGTGGTTTATAAGGCTCAGTGATTATTTCCTTAATTATATTtgcagaaatatgaatttgcataaacgtccacaatttaattatattttattaaatcgaattaaatatctactaaattaaataaacgattaaattaaatatcttagtaaatttcattaaattttattactgtAATTTTTCAATCTGAATTAGGAAATTAAGGATTCcagaaaaaaattaatcgattttaTATGATATTTGTTTGTTATAAGAATAATTACGATTAATGGTCGTATCGTTACAGCCGAAGTAATGTTACAACTCAGAAACAATCGTGAAATGCTCGACGATTTGCTGGTCTCCATGCTGATGCGTTGTAAACATCTAACGAGATTACAGTACGACGGTATAATAAGAAGTCTTGATACCCTGCGGGACATCTGTCAGCTTCAAGCTGAAAGCAAGACGCGTAAGAACCCAAACATTTATTCAATAGAATCAATCTCAATtttaaaatcatatattttcatttaagagTTAACACagcattaaaatattattcatctttaaaaaaaaaaataaaatagtttttcGTACGATCCACGTGAAGCCACGTAATGTTAATGCCCGAAATCGTGCCATATTGAACGACATAAACTACCATTACGATCACAAAATGATGGAACAAGGAGTAGATTTTCGTATCGAAGATCCAGCCTCAGTTTTGGTATTctattaaaatgttaatttccCACCTGTCCACCGGTATCTGTCCCACTCATGTCTCTGATTATTATAgccaaaaaataaaacaatgccTTCTATCTGCGATTCATTTTTTGTCCTTTTTGATTCTATTTTGATCTTTGGCATTTATTTCGATAGACATTTGtcgtttgttaaatatttttacaatacacATAAATTCCTTTTCATTACTAAATTTACCTTTcattattatgtaaaataatatgtgCTATACTATTGAATCTTTCAATGTTGAaggattattaattattaaataataacagaAACAGAGAATCGAATAATAAACTTAAGCTGTTGTGAAATCATTCTTTTCGCTTTATTATTGTCGATACAAAATCATTGACAGTATTATCAGGTgagttaatttaataataaatatgacaTCGTAAAAGAGTCTGGCAGTaacaatttatagaaatatctaGAAGCagtcaataataataaaaaattcgtaTTCGCTAGCATTATTCCAGAGCTTTCAGTAAAGAGGATTTAGGAGAAATTGTCTCGTTGTTTGTACAACATGAATGATCGTAATCAACacatgtataaaaaatatttaagaaacgtGTATAAAAAAGTACAAGTTTAAATCGATGTTAAATGTATCACATAATTTCATGATGGTCTTTTTTTGTACAACTAATAATCGATGAGTAAGTCGTCGATTTTTAGTTGGATTATATTCTTATCGAACAACAGGGTATCTAATAGCTgaagaatttttattgtttttcgaTTGATAAAAATCGATTGTTATATGATTTACTTTCGATCGATTAAACCAAGTGTTTCTTTTAAGTATGAATTCTACGAGTTCTACtatcgaagaagaaaatatttttcttacaatCATCGTAAAATCGTACCTTGCATGATGTTAATCGAGGAGGCAAGAAAAAATATGACAAATCCATTTTAGCCGATTTTTAAATCGTGCTCGGTGGttgaaaggaaatatatttttcaaacacttagatatataacaaaaatacatatttaacactgaaacaaaataaaatgagaTCTAGTGATGTGTAATATATCCTTTTGCAGTAATCTTAAATTCGAAAATTGTTCTcctgtaaaaaaagaaaaaaaaaaggatctttcatatttttccctGTGATCTTCGATTTACATACTTTACATCCACGATATAGCGCGATACTTTTGCTACTGCAACTAGATTAAAAACGGCTTGTTACACCTTAATACTAGCATCAAGGACGGCTTTATGGTTGCAGAGATTCCAAATATTTGCTAACTCTGCACATTAAAAAACACACGAGTATGTATCTATAAAGAAAAGTTTCTAAGATTTCCTTAAGAGTAGCATCTCTTAAAAAGAGTAAAAATTTCTTAAGAAATACAAATATCATTCGTATCGTTATTTTCGTTGTTTCGAGAACATTCGCCTtcataatttttacataaaagaagagaacgcatatacatatacgtaaatTACATCGATAAGAAGAACCTACGATAAAAGCTGCCTTCTTTAAAAGCGATCGATTTCGATGCTAATCCACTTGAGGTGAATGGTGACTATATCCTTAAGCGGTGGCCTGATTTCACGAGAGTTTTCTAAAAGTACCTCAAGGGTCATAAATTGCACAAGGGTTTCCCAGTATTAAACGATCGAGCTGTGTCAATCTGCTCGATGAGTAGAAATAAGAAACAACGGGAATACGATACATGTCGGCTATTATTATTGACAGAATACCTGACAcagtttcaaaattgaatttaatattttaggGATCGCAGATTTGTTTCCTGTACGCTTAGACGCTATCATATTggattcttttattatttattgtcatgcactgatttttattttctatgagTTCTTTTAAAGTTCCTTGTGAACTATGACTTTTCAACATCTAAcgtagtttcttttcttttctgtctaattaatactGCAACCCCCATTCGTATTATCttggaattaaaatatttcaatttaagaCTGGGTCTATTAAAATCGATTTTGAACATTTAAACACCGTGTGTGTAAATACGTATGATACTTGTAGTAATTCAAGTAACACATATACTACGAGATTTTTACATCGTTGtacatttatatacaatttcgagTTTAAAAACaatatacgaaaacattttcGATTTTATGTTTGAACAATGGCTTTTCTCACGTAAGCTGTTTGAGGAACATCTTCAAGACTCGATCTTGAATAACTGTAACTTCAAATTGCTGGCATTTAAACTAGAAAAAATACCATCTTTTTAACATCGTAAATACGGAATAAAAATGAGCCTTAAGTAAAGCTAAAATTCTCGAATAGGACACTTACGCATAACATTTATCGAGAAAGTCAAAGAGTCTTATTTTGCTCTACATTACGAAACACAAATGGCGCAAATGAggcaaataatttaaaataagataacTAGAAAAACATTCAAATGCATCATAAATATCAGCAGATATTAAGTACCAATACCTAGTAGTCTTAATACTTATTGCTTTGCAGTATATATAATTAGAATGACACTTTCGCCttataaaagttgtagaaatAGTCCCAGTCTTACCTTGAGCACCGTATTCTTTCCAACAAAACCGGAAGCCCCTATTCTGTCTCAAACATGTTTCTCACATATCGAATAATCGTCTGGTCGGCTTCAACGACAGGATTTCATGTGAGTGTTCAGGACAGTCCTGGTGACGAAACCTTTACCACATCGAGGACAAACATACGGTCGTTCGCCGGTATGATAACGTTTATGCACGACCAACGTGGATCTCTGCGTGAAAGCTTTGCCACACTGATCGCAAGAATACTTTCTCTCGCCAGTGTGTGTGACATTATGAGTCCTGAGCAATGTTTCACAGGCGAAACACTTGCCACACACTTCGCAGGTATAAGGCTTTTCGCCGGTGTGCGATCGATTGTGAATTTCGAGGCCTTTTGCGGTTTTTAATTCTTTCCCGCAAAGAGCGCATAAATATCGACGTCTTTCGTAATTTGGCATATCGCCATGAGCTTTCACTTTGTGTTGCTTCAAGACCGATTTGTACTTGTAAACCTTCCCACAGACGTCGCATTTGTGCTCCGTGGTGTTCTGCGGACTGTCAGCTTCGAGCTTCTCTTGAATCAACGTTGTTGGATCGTAGTGGTACAAACGGTTGTGTTCCTTTAGGCTACGTTAATT
This region includes:
- the LOC100647929 gene encoding F-box only protein 39-like, translated to MWDQLPELILTQIFSHLGHGDRANVAHVCRPWNRALSSPVLWRSITVFIDRDLRGDFPLAGELAAQYGQHMRSLELAWSRPYLLPREARITRNIQAEAGADFLTIVRAKNVQLKKLILTDWIFICKWGNRSKLLYALANFLGCQHNLETLSLLNATLGVSDVLRLLASASKGSTEHLAYLDLRGAFREWQAPHSNPRYLRLLGRFRALTILRLDYPALSDQTLNALTNAAPRVLKTLHISVRDSDSRHHTITDTAWHNLVLVCPELTVSYTIVNISHYEDMCYFLLPSVPLARFQMFSGHVWDQSRSRNFRSTVGLLITHYTNTLAEVMLQLRNNREMLDDLLVSMLMRCKHLTRLQYDGIIRSLDTLRDICQLQAESKTLFRTIHVKPRNVNARNRAILNDINYHYDHKMMEQGVDFRIEDPASVLVFY
- the LOC110119221 gene encoding gastrula zinc finger protein XlCGF8.2DB — translated: MLSSCEDFRIKNEDILLDPGQKFEGNEKVCDLCQEKFHFVTRLVAHLRIVHGIHRPFKCVTCGKTYPQQFMLNAHVKKSHTPKTISCTECSFMGVNATDVERHTKRHHREMKFTCEICSENFVDKDSLMTHTTMHNFMQFQQCNACGTTFNDAYSLKEHNRLYHYDPTTLIQEKLEADSPQNTTEHKCDVCGKVYKYKSVLKQHKVKAHGDMPNYERRRYLCALCGKELKTAKGLEIHNRSHTGEKPYTCEVCGKCFACETLLRTHNVTHTGERKYSCDQCGKAFTQRSTLVVHKRYHTGERPYVCPRCGKGFVTRTVLNTHMKSCR